A region of Eleutherodactylus coqui strain aEleCoq1 unplaced genomic scaffold, aEleCoq1.hap1 HAP1_SCAFFOLD_158, whole genome shotgun sequence DNA encodes the following proteins:
- the LOC136594661 gene encoding LOW QUALITY PROTEIN: uncharacterized protein (The sequence of the model RefSeq protein was modified relative to this genomic sequence to represent the inferred CDS: inserted 2 bases in 1 codon), translating to MPPRSTTPIYQPPSSQPRSTTPIYQPPSSQPRSTTPIYQPPSSQPRSTTPIYQPPSSQPRSTTPIYQPPSSQPRSTTPIYQPPSSQPRSTTPIYQPPSSQPRSTTPIYQPPSSQPRSTTPIYQPPSSQPRSTTPIYQPPSSQPRSTTPIYQPPSSQPRSTTPIYQPPSSQPRSTTPIYQPPSSQPRSTTPIYQPPSSQPRSTTPIYQPPSSQPRSTTPIYQPPSSQPRSTTPIYQPPSSQPRSTTPIYQPPSSQPRSTTPIYQPPSSQPRSTTPIYQPPSSQPRSTTXLSTSRLPPTKEHYPYLPAAFLPAKEHYPYLPAAFLPAKEHYPYLPAAFLPAKEHYPYLPAAFLPAKEHYPYLPAAFLPAKEHYPYLPAAFLPAKEHYPYLPAAFLPAKEHYPYLPAAFLPAAFLPAAFLPAAFLPAAFLPAAFLPAAFLPAAFLPAKEHYPYLPAAFLPVCASRRPAILPTTVSA from the exons ATGCCG CCAAGGAGCACTACCCCTATCTACCAGCCGCCTTCCTCCCAGCCAAGGAGCACTACCCCTATCTACCAGCCGCCTTCCTCCCAGCCAAGGAGCACTACCCCTATCTACCAGCCGCCTTCCTCCCAGCCAAGGAGCACTACCCCTATCTACCAGCCGCCTTCCTCCCAGCCAAGGAGCACTACCCCTATCTACCAGCCGCCTTCCTCCCAGCCAAGGAGCACTACCCCTATCTACCAGCCGCCTTCCTCCCAGCCAAGGAGCACTACCCCTATCTACCAGCCGCCTTCCTCCCAGCCAAGGAGCACTACCCCTATCTACCAGCCGCCTTCCTCCCAGCCAAGGAGCACTACCCCTATCTACCAGCCGCCTTCCTCCCAGCCAAGGAGCACTACCCCTATCTACCAGCCGCCTTCCTCCCAGCCAAGGAGCACTACCCCTATCTACCAGCCGCCTTCCTCCCAGCCAAGGAGCACTACCCCTATCTACCAGCCGCCTTCCTCCCAGCCAAGGAGCACTACCCCTATCTACCAGCCGCCTTCCTCCCAGCCAAGGAGCACTACCCCTATCTACCAGCCGCCTTCCTCCCAGCCAAGGAGCACTACCCCTATCTACCAGCCGCCTTCCTCCCAGCCAAGGAGCACTACCCCTATCTACCAGCCGCCTTCCTCCCAGCCAAGGAGCACTACCCCTATCTACCAGCCGCCTTCCTCCCAGCCAAGGAGCACTACCCCTATCTACCAGCCGCCTTCCTCCCAGCCAAGGAGCACTACCCCTATCTACCAGCCGCCTTCCTCCCAGCCAAGGAGCACTACCCCTATCTACCAGCCGCCTTCCTCCCAGCCAAGGAGCACTAC CCTATCTACCAGCCGCCTTCCTCCCA CCAAGGAGCACTACCCCTATCTACCAGCCGCCTTCCTCCCAGCCAAGGAGCACTACCCCTATCTACCAGCCGCCTTCCTCCCAGCCAAGGAGCACTACCCCTATCTACCAGCCGCCTTCCTCCCAGCCAAGGAGCACTACCCCTATCTACCAGCCGCCTTCCTCCCAGCCAAGGAGCACTACCCCTATCTACCAGCCGCCTTCCTCCCAGCCAAGGAGCACTACCCCTATCTACCAGCCGCCTTCCTCCCAGCCAAGGAGCACTACCCCTATCTACCAGCCGCCTTCCTCCCAGCCAAGGAGCACTACCCCTATCTACCAGCCGCCTTCCTCCCAGCCGCCTTCCTCCCAGCCGCCTTCCTCCCAGCCGCCTTCCTCCCAGCCGCCTTCCTCCCAGCCGCCTTCCTCCCAGCCGCCTTCCTCCCAGCCGCCTTCCTCCCAGCCAAGGAGCACTACCCCTATCTACCAGCCGCCTTCCTCCCTGTCTGTGCCTCTCGCAGGCCGGCCATACTGCCCACAACGGTTAGCGCGTAA